A portion of the Macaca mulatta isolate MMU2019108-1 chromosome 2, T2T-MMU8v2.0, whole genome shotgun sequence genome contains these proteins:
- the CPN2 gene encoding carboxypeptidase N subunit 2 codes for MLPGAWLLWASLLLLARPAQPCPVGCDCFVREVFCSDEELAAIPPDIPPHTTNIVFVETSFTTVETRAFGSNPNLTKVVFLNTQLCQFRPDAFGGLPRLEDLEITGSSFLNLSANTFSNLTSLGKLTLNFNMLEALLEGLFQDMAALESLHLQGNRLQALPRRLFQPLTHLKTLNLAQNLLAQLPEELFHPLTSLQTLKLSNNALSGLPQGVFARLGSLQELFLDSNKISELPPRVFSQLFRLERLWLQHNAITHLPLSIFASLGNLTFLSLQGNMLRVLPAGLFAHTPHLVGLSLTHNQLETLAEGAFAHLSNLRSLMLSYNAIAHLPAGIFRDLEELVKLYLSSNNLTALHPALFQNLSKLELLSLSKNQLTTLPEGIFDTNYNLFNLALHGNPWQCDCHLAYLFNWLQQYTDRLLNIQTYCAGPAYLKGQVVPALNEKQLVCPVTRDRLGFQVTWLDDNKAGGSWDLAVSERAARSQCTYSNPEGTVVLACDQARCRWLNVQLSPRQGSLGLLYNASQEWDLRSSCGSLRLTVSIEARAAGP; via the coding sequence GCCAggcctgcccagccctgccccgtGGGTTGCGACTGCTTTGTCCGGGAGGTGTTCTGCTCAGACGAGGAGCTGGCCGCCATCCCGCCGGACATCCCGCCACACACCACAAACATCGTCTTTGTGGAGACCTCGTTCACTACGGTGGAAACCAGAGCCTTTGGCAGCAACCCCAACTTGACCAAGGTGGTCTTCCTCAACACTCAGCTCTGCCAGTTTAGGCCGGATGCCTTCGGggggctgcccaggctggaggacctGGAGATCACAGGCAGCAGCTTCTTGAACCTCAGCGCCAACACCTTCTCCAACCTGACCTCGCTGGGCAAGCTCACCCTCAACTTCAATATGCTGGAGGCTCTGCTCGAGGGCCTCTTCCAGGACATGGCTGCCCTGGAGTCCCTCCACCTGCAGGGGAACCGGCTCCAGGCCCTGCCCAGGAGGCTCTTCCAGCCTCTGACCCATCTGAAGACACTCAACCTGGCTCAGAACCTCCTGGCCCAGCTCCCAGAGGAGCTGTTCCACCCACTCACCAGCCTGCAGACCCTGAAGCTGAGCAACAACGCGCTCTCTGGCCTCCCCCAGGGCGTGTTCGCCAGACTGGGCAGCCTGCAGGAGCTCTTCCTGGACAGCAACAAGATCTCGGAGCTGCCCCCTCGGGTGTTCTCCCAACTCTTCCGCCTGGAGAGGCTGTGGCTGCAGCACAATGCCATCACGCACCTGCCACTCTCCATCTTCGCCTCCCTGGGGAATCTGACCTTTCTGAGCTTGCAGGGGAACATGCTTCGGGTCCTGCCTGCCGGCCTCTTTGCCCACACCCCACACCTGGTCGGCCTGTCTCTGACCCATAACCAGCTGGAGACGCTCGCTGAGGGCGCCTTTGCCCACCTGTCCAACCTGCGTTCCCTCATGCTCTCATACAATGCCATTGCCCACCTCCCAGCTGGCATCTTCAGAGACCTGGAGGAGCTGGTCAAGCTCTACCTGAGCAGCAACAACCTGACAgccctgcacccagccctcttCCAGAACCTGTCCAAGCTGGAGCTGCTCAGCCTCTCCAAGAACCAGCTGACCACACTTCCGGAGGGCATCTTCGACACCAACTACAACCTGTTCAACCTGGCCCTGCACGGCAACCCCTGGCAGTGTGACTGCCACCTGGCCTACCTCTTCAACTGGCTGCAGCAGTACACCGACCGGCTCCTGAACATCCAGACCTACTGCGCCGGCCCTGCCTACCTCAAAGGCCAGGTGGTGCCCGCCTTGAATGAGAAGCAGCTGGTGTGTCCCGTCACCCGGGACCGCCTGGGCTTCCAGGTCACGTGGCTGGACGACAACAAGGCAGGGGGCAGCTGGGATCTGGCTGTGTCGGAAAGGGCAGCCCGGAGCCAGTGCACCTACAGCAACCCCGAGGGCACCGTGGTGCTCGCCTGTGACCAGGCCCGGTGTCGCTGGCTGAACGTCCAGCTATCTCCTCGGCAGGGCTCCCTGGGACTGCTGTACAATGCTAGTCAGGAGTGGGACCTGAGGTCGAGCTGCGGTTCTCTGCGGCTCACTGTGTCTATCGAGGCTCGGGCAGCCGGGCCCTAG